The nucleotide sequence TAAACTTGACTCTGCTTTGCATAGAAGACACAGCACTCCCAGAATTATATCTTCGGGCAACGAACCTTAATCTTTGCTGCGTTGCTAATTCAGAAATAACCCCATTTGAAATTTTAAATCATGTCGCCGTCATAATTAATGAAGAAGTTAACCTATCTTGGTACATGCAAAAATTATTCGACACCATTTATTCAAATCAAGGGTTGCAACCCCTTATTGATACCGCGACAGAAATCTTTGGACATCCAATGCTTCTGCACGATAGTAATTTTAAAGTTCTTGCTTTATCGCAGGATGCTGTTAATATTGTCGAACTAACCGAAGATAAAAATGGCGATAAATATGTCAACGCCAATACCATCTCCTTCATCCGTGATAATCACATTTATTCAAAGACACGCAGCCAGGGATATTCCCAGTACGTGAGAAAATCGGAACGTTTCAATGGAACCCTCTCGACTATCATCCAGATCCAAGGTATAGAAGTTGCTCAACTAGCAATTTATGAGGCCGGCAAACAGTTTCAGGAAATCGATTTTAAGCTTATCGAGCCTCTTCGGAAATTATTATCCATAGAATTGCAAAAAAATGACTTCTTTAGCATCAGCAAAAATTTACTACCCAACTATTTTCTAACGGACTTGCTGGATAAGAAAATTCATGATGAAGATTCTATCAGAAAACGGCTTAATTATTTGCAGTGGCCGAGTACAGAAACATATCAAATCATGATAATAAGTAATAAGCTAAGTAACACTTTTGAAAGCAAAATTCCATTTATCATCCAATCTTTGCAATCTTTTATTCCCAGTGATAAATGTATTGTCTATAAAAATGAACTCGTAGTATTCATCGATAATTCAATCAGCCTCAGTTTATTCCAAGAGTCCGGTTCGGAATTTACCGAATATTTAAGCGCCAATGCTCTTTTTGCCGGTGTCAGCATCCCATTTACCAGGCTGTCGGAAAGCAGAAAATATTACAACCAGGCTTTAAAGGCTAGTGAATTCGCCCAACGCAATAATCAGCCTTTCTGCCTTTATGAAAAAAACATGCTGTATTTTCTTACAGAACTAATCTCTTCCCATAGCGAGATTATTGATTTCTGCCATCCCGCGGTTATCTACCTGGCCAA is from Dehalobacter sp. 12DCB1 and encodes:
- a CDS encoding helix-turn-helix domain-containing protein, translating into MKLADIVNHLNTLVPCSLTFKDDTVSIHSYALIQKELQHYIPGCLYIGFASALPPIPSNINLTLLCIEDTALPELYLRATNLNLCCVANSEITPFEILNHVAVIINEEVNLSWYMQKLFDTIYSNQGLQPLIDTATEIFGHPMLLHDSNFKVLALSQDAVNIVELTEDKNGDKYVNANTISFIRDNHIYSKTRSQGYSQYVRKSERFNGTLSTIIQIQGIEVAQLAIYEAGKQFQEIDFKLIEPLRKLLSIELQKNDFFSISKNLLPNYFLTDLLDKKIHDEDSIRKRLNYLQWPSTETYQIMIISNKLSNTFESKIPFIIQSLQSFIPSDKCIVYKNELVVFIDNSISLSLFQESGSEFTEYLSANALFAGVSIPFTRLSESRKYYNQALKASEFAQRNNQPFCLYEKNMLYFLTELISSHSEIIDFCHPAVIYLAKEEGSNGTPFLETLKYYLYYTNSPNEAASTLCVHRNTLFYRINKIKELTGVNLDNAEERLQIYLSIKLLEFSNINIANL